A DNA window from Mytilus edulis chromosome 14, xbMytEdul2.2, whole genome shotgun sequence contains the following coding sequences:
- the LOC139503419 gene encoding putative ankyrin repeat protein RF_0381, producing the protein MSKSFLPLAVLGGSLGIVKELVRTGADVNCFSEFWETPLFIAVKLGRCDIARLLLRNGARVNLRGWFDMKIPILVTSNIYQLTLLILKYDLNQTKLHKAVRHNDLDILRSNISSDIIDNKTKSGWTVLHYAVLVNNLEAVKILFHDELTQKDESDVDCLQVDQRECVWRKPTPTVSIADNNGLTAVHLAVINNNTEILSLLLQHKADIMVRDDLGRTPLHYTTSESAKTLLLCYSAQN; encoded by the coding sequence ATGTCTAAGTCATTCCTTCCTCTGGCTGTCCTAGGTGGAAGCTTAGGTATTGTAAAAGAATTAGTTCGTACTGGAGCAGACGTTAACTGTTTTTCCGAGTTTTGGGAAACACCTTTATTTATAGCAGTTAAATTAGGTCGCTGTGATATTGCACGCTTGCTTTTACGCAATGGAGCACGTGTAAATCTTCGAGGATGGTTTGACATGAAGATCCCAATTTTAGTCACTTCAAACATTTATCAATTAACCCTTTTAATTCTTAAATATGACTTAAACCAGACCAAACTTCATAAAGCAGTCCGACATAACGATTTAGATATTTTGAGATCAAATATTTCATCCGatattattgataataaaacAAAGAGCGGATGGACTGTCCTACATTACGCTGTATTAGTAAATAATTTAGAAGCTGTTAAGATATTATTCCATGACGAATTGACCCAGAAAGATGAGTCCGATGTTGACTGTTTGCAAGTTGATCAAAGAGAATGTGTATGGAGAAAGCCGACACCTACAGTAAGCATAGCTGACAATAACGGACTAACTGCTGTCCATCTAGCAGTTATCAACAATAATACGGAGATACTATCTCTGTTGCTTCAGCATAAAGCTGACATAATGGTCCGTGATGATCTCGGTAGAACCCCTTTACATTACACAACTAGTGAAAGTGCAAAAACGTTATTACTCTGTTATAGCGCTCAAAACTAA
- the LOC139503174 gene encoding uncharacterized protein: MTSISQLTEEEKNFTRFFLLNFKVSPDIARRYFDVEFPPAHLALTINNNMNAIMKLNKSRIINAAQLEILRGVPGTIWPSYPPPMTAGVGSTATSSKDFDLTMMICLLRNIGGLPAPTNGWDRLPHPNYTLPGEALATLKWYRNQLAHTTVTSFDNNEFQDKLTMVETALQILNNGQRPNEVTEILNYDLDGDQAKLLAKDDLEQLKKVYLDRGKEKEQIESDFSHYRKGNLPIHIAEENATLVETWMKDDEYFYETKGSELVYDQMEDCSCILVTSNLGFGKTATIRHVAIQYKLKGFEIISVESPEDIIKYKTNEKQVFLIDDVLGKYDLDLTLLDNWERINEKLISSIETGHGSTKILCTLRSKISLHQRFKNATTVLNKVVINLEQETTSLSKQEKQKILMKHLMRSNLETEIETGEVDLMCETNYAFPLLCKLVVNNEERFRKRTTFLRQPLSLLDEELDKMSNENKNLYCILLLCMMFNGSFGRNMFDIDSDECDKKIYKMTQTCGLQRNISKIELENGALSALRSYFRKDSNNFEQIHNVIEQTVGWQFCTMNPKGIFEKALENAEQKHRQQVYKDSEKEKDQIVHVSTVASKGNLLKNIEDANATLVETWIEDDETFYETQGSELVYEKIKDCSCVVVTSTSGLGKTAIIRHIALKFIHEGFEIIPVESPEDILKYTTQNKQVFLIDDVLGKYNLSPTMLDTWEKINEKLITYFENTGIGSKKIICTMRLQIALHTRFKKASTILNKEVINLECEPYALSKDEKQNILLKHLRRRNLEEKVEKVEVDIMCETNNEFPLICKLVSSNEDRFSKRIAFFGQPLLLLKEELNKMSNENKQIYCVLVLCVLFNGSLSRNIFDIDSSECDQKINKIMQTCGLPRNMSKRELGDSALSVLGSYFTMDSNSFRLIHDVLEETVSWHFCTMNPKEMFSDCNILFIRDRVRIYSDENKNESVGENIVIIQEDELNEDHLKPLYNRLWTEINNGRFSNLLMSQLLKNKNFVHAFGIHLEKNKSTLGSKKPFSKVSSERRNSFHPSIFQEFFKTVSIDEFRDKKDVISRVLVAKVNRSTLMD, translated from the exons ATGACGTCAATTTCACAACTTACAGAAGAAGAGAAAAACTTCACCAGATTTTTCTTACTTAACTTTAAAGTATCTCCTGATATTGCAAGGCGATACTTTGATGTCGAATTTCCACCGGCACACTTAGCTTTAACTATTAACAATAATATGAATGCCATCATGAAATTAAACAAATCCAGAATAATCAATGCAGCCCAACTAGAAATTCTAAGGGGTGTCCCTGGTACTATATGGCCATCATATCCTCCACCTATGACTGCTGGAGTCGGATCAACAG CAACTTCTTCCAAGGACTTTGATCTGACAATGATGATATGTCTGTTACGTAATATAGGAGGTTTACCTGCACCTACGAATGGATGGGATCGACTTCCGCATCCGAATTATACGTTACCGGGAGAGGCCCTTGCTACCCTGAAGTGGTACAGAAACCAGTTGGCTCATACAACAGTTACTTCATTTGATAACAATGAATTCCAAGACAAATTAACTATGGTTGAGACG GCGTTGCAAATTTTAAATAATGGTCAAAGACCAAACGAAGTAACTGAAATATTGAACTACGATCTTGATGGAGACCAAGCAAAATTATTAGCTAAAGATGACCTGGAGCAACTTAAAAAAGTGTATCTGGATCGTGGGAAGGAAAAAGAACAAATAGAAAGTGATTTCTCCCATTACAGGAAAGGCAATCTTCCGATTCACATCGCAG AGGAGAATGCAACTTTGGTTGAAACATGGATGAAAGATGATGAATATTTTTATGAGACAAAGGGATCtgagcttgtttatgatcaaatgGAAGATTGTagctgtattttggtgacatcaAATTTAGGATTTGGAAAGACCGCCACCATCCGACATGTCGCAATACAATATAAACTGAAAGGATTTGAAATAATTTCCGTCGAGTCACCAGAGGACAtaatcaaatacaaaacaaatgaaaaacaagtgTTTCTTATCGATGATGTCCTTGGTAAATACGATTTGGATCTGACACTGTTGGATAACTGGGAAAGAATCAACGAAAAGTTAATAAGCAGCATAGAAACAGGACACGGTTCAACAAAAATATTGTGTACACTAAGATCAAAAATATCACTTCATCAGAGATTTAAAAATGCAACCACAGTTTTGAACAAAGTAGTCATAAATTTAGAACAAGAGACTACAAGTCTTTCAAAACAGGAGAAGCagaaaatattaatgaaacacCTGATGAGAAGTAATTTAGAAACTGAAATTGAAACAGGGGAAGTTGATTTAATGTGTGAAACGAATTATGCATTTCCTCTTCTTTGCAAATTAGTTGTAAACAATGAGGAAAGATTCAGAAAAAGAACAACATTCTTAAGGCAACCATTATCACTTTTAGATGAGGAACTAGATAAAATGAGTAATGAAAATAAGAACTTATATTGTATTTTGCTGCTATGTATGATGTTTAACGGCTCATTTGGTAGAAATATGTTTGACATTGACTCTGATGAATGTgataagaaaatatacaaaatgacgCAAACTTGCGGACTTCAAAGAAACATTTCTAAGATTGAACTTGAGAATGGCGCCCTCTCTGCTTTAAGATCTTATTTCAGAAAAGACAGTAACAATTTCGAGCAAATTCACAATGTTATTGAACAAACTGTCGGTTGGCAGTTCTGTACTATGAATCCCAAAGGAATATTTGAAAAGGCTTTAGAAAACGCTGAACAGAAACATCGGCAACAGGTATACAAGGATAGTGAAAAGGAAAAAGATCAGATAGTTCATGTTAGCACTGTTGCGTCGAAAGGAAATCTTCTTAAAAACATCGAAg ATGCAAATGCAACTTTGGTTGAAACATGGATAGAAGATGATGAAACTTTTTATGAGACACAGGGATCAGAActtgtttatgaaaaaataaaggattGTAGCTGTGTTGTGGTGACATCAACTTCAGGATTAGGAAAGACTGCAATTATTCGACATATCGCATTAAAATTCATACACGAGGGATTTGAAATTATTCCCGTAGAGTCGCCAGAGGATATACTCAAATACACAACACAGAATAAACAAGTGTTTCTTATTGATGATGTTCTTGGTAAATACAACTTAAGTCCGACAATGTTGGACACTTGGGAAAAGATCAACGAAAAACTAATAACCTACTTTGAAAACACGGGTATAGGTTCAAAGAAAATAATATGCACAATGAGATTACAAATAGCACTCCATACAAGATTTAAAAAAGCttccacaattttaaacaaagaaGTCATAAATTTAGAGTGTGAGCCTTATGCTCTTTCAAAAGACGAAAAGCAAAACATATTATTAAAACACCTTCGGAGACGTAATCTGGAGGAAAAAGTTGAAAAAGTGGAGGTAGATATAATGTGTGAAACGAATAATGAGTTTCCTCTTATATGCAAATTAGTTTCAAGTAATGAAGACAGATTCAGCAAAAGAATTGCATTCTTTGGGCAACCATTATTACTTTTAAAGGAGGAGCTGAATAAGATGAGTAATGAAAATAAACAGATATATTGCGTGTTGGTGCTGTGTGTGCTGTTTAACGGTTCACTCAGCAGAAACATATTTGACATTGACTCAAGTGAATGTGAtcagaaaattaacaaaataatgcAGACTTGTGGACTTCCAAGAAATATGTCTAAGAGAGAACTTGGTGATAGTGCACTTTCTGTTTTAGGATCGTATTTCACAATGGACAGTAATAGTTTCCGACTTATTCACGATGTTCTTGAAGAGACCGTTAGTTGGCATTTCTGTACTATGAATCCCAAAGAAATGTTTTCAGACTGTAATATCTTGTTTATAAGAGATCGAGTCAGAATTTATTctgatgaaaacaaaaatgaaagtgttGGTGAAAATATTGTGATAATTCAGGAAGATGAATTGAACGAGGATCATCTTAAACCGTTGTATAATAGGTTGTGGACCGAAATAAACAATGGCAGATTTTCAAATTTGTTGATGAGTCaacttttaaagaataaaaacttTGTCCATGCGTTTGGAatccatttagaaaaaaacaagagCACACTTGGATCCAAAAAACCCTTTTCTAAAGTTAGTTCGGAGCGAAGAAATAGCTTCCATCCGTCTATTTTTCAGGAGTTTTTTAAGACTGTGTCCATTGATGAATTTCGTGATAAAAAAGATGTCATTAGTCGAGTTTTAGTGGCTAAAGTCAACAGAAGTACACTAATGGACTGA